AACCAACTTACTTTAAAGTTATTCAGCTCTTTCAAGCATACGATCTTCTAACCGCTTTTCAATTTCCAATTCAATGCGTTCAATTTCTGACTGATCTTTTAACAGCTGCGTTTTATTTTCTTGCACTAACTCTTCAAATGAACGTTTGCGTAATTTTCTCATGATTCCAACACCTACTTTATGTAATTTTTATGAAAAATCTGAAAAATCAAAAGAAACTGATATCATATAGCTATCTATATTGTAACCAATTTGTCAGATAAGTAAACATACTTTTTGAAAAGTTGTAAGAAAGTTTGACATATTTACTGACTTATCTATATATACGATGGTAAAGTAAATAAGTTTCATTTTTAATAAAACAAGCAGCGAAGTTAATTCGCTGCTTGTTGAGCAAAGTTTTCCATTTGTTTAAGCGTCATTGGACCATTCACTCGCTGAACAATTTTCCCTTCTTCATCTATAAAGTAAGATGTCGGAATGGTGGACACCCGGTATTTTTTACTTCCCACAGTATCTTGGTCGTCCAATAATACATGAAACGTAAACTGTTTTTCTTTCAGAAACTTAGATACTGCCTGTTTACTACCTTCTGATGAAGTTAAATTAACCGCAAGCAGCTGTACGTCGTTTCCATATTTCTTATAAAACGCTTGCATATCGGGCATTTCTTTTTGACACGGCGGACACCATGTGGCCCAAAAGTTTAAAATAACTTTTTTTCCTTTAAAGTCCGATAATTGAACAGTTTTTCCGTTCGTATCTGAAAGTGTAAACGGAGGTGCTGTATCTTTCGGTTCTAACCCATAAGCTTGACCAGAAGCCTGACGAGCACTATCGCCTTTTTTAATATTTAAATCCTTGTATTCGCTTAAGTTAGAATTATCGGATGCTTCATTTGGAGAAAGCCCTTCCCAAAGTGCGTAGCTAAGAAAGCCTACTAGAAGCAAGACCGCAATTATTTTTTTAACCATATGATCGGCTCCTTTATTTCTTCTAAAAAGTGATAATCTATGTACTAATAGATATGTGCAATATCTACTAAAATAATCCTTTTACAGGGCATTTTCTTTTATAATATAGCATATTTCCCTCTCACTTTTTGTCGAAAACGGTGCGT
The genomic region above belongs to Priestia megaterium and contains:
- a CDS encoding FbpB family small basic protein yields the protein MRKLRKRSFEELVQENKTQLLKDQSEIERIELEIEKRLEDRMLERAE
- a CDS encoding TlpA disulfide reductase family protein, encoding MVKKIIAVLLLVGFLSYALWEGLSPNEASDNSNLSEYKDLNIKKGDSARQASGQAYGLEPKDTAPPFTLSDTNGKTVQLSDFKGKKVILNFWATWCPPCQKEMPDMQAFYKKYGNDVQLLAVNLTSSEGSKQAVSKFLKEKQFTFHVLLDDQDTVGSKKYRVSTIPTSYFIDEEGKIVQRVNGPMTLKQMENFAQQAAN